The proteins below come from a single Serratia ficaria genomic window:
- the bglX gene encoding beta-glucosidase BglX, giving the protein MKWLCVVSMLSGLAISPAFAQETPIAQGIHAQQRDVFVSNLMKQMTLEEKIGQLRLISVGPDNPKEAIRDGISKGQIGAIFNTVTRPDIRAMQDQAMQLSRLKIPLFFAYDVVHGQRTVFPISLGLAASFDLEAIALSGRVAAQEASDDGLNMTFAPMVDITRDPRWGRVSEGFGEDTWLVSKIAKVMVDAYQNGDPSKPGSVMASVKHFALYGATEGGRDYNTVDMSPLRMHQDYLPPYKAAVDAGSGGVMVSLNSINGIPATANPWLLKELLRDQWGFKGITISDHGAIKELIKHGVAEDARDAVRLAITSGVDMSMSDEYYDKYLPGLVKDGLVSESEIDRACRDVLNTKYDMGLFKDPYTHLGPVGSDPQDTNAESRLHRAEARVVARKTLVLLKNDKHTLPLSKQATIALVGPMADSQRDVMGSWSAAGVAKQSVTLREGLERAVGDKAQILYAKGANVTQDKSIIDYLNEYEPAVAFDTRPPQQMIDEAVQAANKADVVVAVVGESQGMAHEASSRADITIPQSQRDLIAALKATGKPLVLVLMNGRPLALSWESQQADAMLETWYSGTEGGNAVADVLFGDYNPSGKLPMTFPRSVGQIPLYYNHLNTGRPFGKENPGKYTSRYFDSPNGPLYPFGYGLSYTTFSLSGLTLSSPSLARNGKITASVTLKNTGKYDGAAVVQLYLQDVTASVSRPVKELRNFKKVMLKAGQSQRVELPVTEDDLKFYNASLKWGAEPGKFNVFVGLDSDNVQAQSFTLK; this is encoded by the coding sequence ATGAAATGGCTTTGTGTGGTGAGTATGTTGTCCGGTCTGGCCATCAGCCCGGCTTTTGCGCAGGAAACGCCGATAGCGCAGGGCATTCACGCCCAGCAGCGCGATGTCTTCGTCAGCAACCTGATGAAGCAGATGACGCTGGAAGAGAAAATCGGCCAGCTGCGGCTGATCAGCGTCGGCCCGGATAATCCGAAAGAGGCGATCCGCGACGGCATCAGCAAGGGGCAGATCGGCGCCATCTTCAACACCGTCACCCGGCCCGACATCCGGGCGATGCAGGATCAGGCGATGCAGCTCAGCCGCCTCAAGATCCCGCTGTTCTTCGCCTACGACGTGGTGCACGGCCAGCGTACGGTATTCCCGATCAGCCTCGGGCTGGCGGCCAGCTTCGATCTGGAGGCCATCGCCCTCAGCGGGCGGGTGGCGGCGCAGGAGGCCAGCGACGACGGCCTCAACATGACCTTCGCGCCGATGGTCGACATTACCCGCGATCCGCGCTGGGGCCGGGTATCCGAAGGCTTCGGCGAGGACACCTGGCTGGTGTCTAAAATCGCCAAGGTGATGGTCGACGCCTACCAGAACGGCGATCCGTCCAAACCCGGCTCGGTGATGGCCAGCGTCAAACACTTCGCGCTGTATGGCGCCACCGAGGGCGGCCGCGATTACAACACCGTCGACATGAGCCCGCTGCGCATGCATCAGGATTACCTGCCGCCGTATAAGGCGGCGGTGGACGCCGGCAGCGGCGGGGTAATGGTATCGCTCAATTCGATCAACGGCATTCCGGCCACCGCCAACCCGTGGCTGTTGAAAGAGCTGTTGCGTGACCAGTGGGGCTTCAAGGGCATCACCATCAGCGATCACGGCGCGATCAAGGAGCTGATCAAACACGGCGTGGCCGAGGACGCCCGCGATGCGGTGCGGCTGGCGATCACCTCCGGCGTCGATATGAGCATGAGCGACGAGTACTACGACAAATACCTGCCGGGGTTGGTGAAAGACGGGCTGGTGTCGGAGAGTGAAATCGACCGCGCCTGCCGCGACGTGTTGAACACCAAATACGACATGGGTCTGTTCAAGGATCCTTATACGCACCTGGGGCCGGTCGGGTCCGATCCGCAGGACACCAACGCCGAAAGCCGTTTGCATCGCGCCGAAGCGCGGGTGGTGGCGCGCAAGACCCTGGTGTTGCTGAAAAACGATAAACACACGCTGCCGCTGAGCAAGCAGGCCACCATTGCGCTGGTCGGGCCGATGGCCGATAGCCAGCGCGACGTGATGGGCAGCTGGTCGGCCGCCGGGGTGGCCAAGCAGTCGGTCACCCTGCGCGAAGGGCTGGAGCGCGCGGTGGGCGACAAGGCGCAGATCCTCTACGCCAAGGGCGCCAACGTCACGCAGGACAAAAGCATTATCGACTATCTGAACGAGTATGAGCCGGCGGTGGCGTTCGACACCCGGCCGCCGCAGCAGATGATCGACGAAGCGGTGCAGGCGGCCAACAAGGCCGACGTGGTGGTGGCGGTGGTGGGCGAGTCGCAGGGGATGGCGCACGAAGCCTCAAGCCGCGCGGATATCACCATCCCGCAGAGCCAGCGCGACCTGATCGCCGCGCTGAAGGCCACCGGCAAGCCGCTGGTGCTGGTGCTGATGAACGGCCGGCCGCTGGCGCTCAGTTGGGAAAGCCAGCAGGCGGACGCGATGCTGGAGACCTGGTACAGCGGCACCGAGGGCGGCAACGCGGTGGCCGACGTGCTGTTCGGCGACTATAACCCGTCGGGCAAGCTGCCGATGACCTTCCCGCGTTCGGTTGGCCAGATCCCGTTGTACTACAATCACCTGAATACCGGCCGTCCGTTCGGCAAAGAAAATCCGGGCAAGTACACCTCGCGTTACTTTGACTCGCCGAACGGCCCGCTGTATCCGTTTGGCTACGGCCTGAGCTACACCACCTTCAGCCTGTCGGGCCTGACGCTTTCCAGCCCGAGCCTGGCGCGCAACGGCAAAATCACCGCCAGCGTTACGCTGAAAAACACCGGCAAATACGACGGCGCCGCCGTAGTGCAGCTGTATCTGCAGGACGTGACCGCCTCGGTCAGCCGGCCGGTGAAAGAGCTGCGCAATTTCAAAAAGGTGATGCTGAAGGCCGGCCAGTCGCAACGGGTGGAGCTGCCAGTCACCGAGGACGACCTCAAGTTCTATAACGCCAGCCTGAAGTGGGGCGCAGAACCGGGCAAGTTCAACGTATTCGTCGGTCTGGATTCCGACAACGTGCAGGCGCAAAGTTTTACGCTGAAGTAA
- a CDS encoding ABC transporter substrate-binding protein — protein sequence MFKRLPRLLLVFLLFSTAALADRQVTDQLNRRVTLPDHITRAVVLQHQTLNLLVQLDAMDQVVGVLGSWKKQLGPNYLRLAPSLASLPMPGDLTTVNIESLIGLHPQVVFVANYAPPEMIAQIERAGIPVVAISLRREAADQAGKMNPVLSDEDRAYSLGLQDGIRLIGTVMGRQPQAEALIQDVFQQRGLVADRLRGLPADQRVRVYMANPGLTTYGAGKYTGLMMQHAGALNVAAKDIQGFKQVSIEDVLKWNPAVIFVQERYPDVVKQILGSPQWQAIDAVKHHRVYLMPEYAKAWGYPMPEAMALGELWMAKTLYPQRFSDVNLQQRIDAYYRQYYRAGCCRSG from the coding sequence ATGTTCAAACGACTCCCGCGCCTGCTGCTGGTTTTTCTTCTTTTTTCCACCGCCGCCCTGGCGGATCGCCAGGTCACCGACCAGCTTAATCGCCGGGTCACGCTGCCCGATCACATCACCCGCGCCGTGGTGCTGCAACACCAGACGCTGAATCTGCTGGTGCAGCTCGACGCGATGGATCAGGTGGTGGGCGTGCTCGGCAGCTGGAAAAAACAGCTGGGGCCGAACTACCTGCGGCTGGCGCCGAGTCTGGCGAGCCTGCCGATGCCGGGCGATCTGACCACGGTCAACATCGAGAGCCTGATCGGGCTGCATCCGCAGGTGGTGTTTGTCGCCAACTATGCGCCGCCGGAGATGATCGCGCAGATAGAGCGGGCGGGCATTCCGGTGGTGGCGATTTCACTGCGCCGCGAGGCGGCCGATCAGGCCGGTAAAATGAACCCGGTGCTGAGCGATGAAGACCGGGCCTACAGCCTGGGGCTGCAGGACGGCATTCGCCTGATCGGCACGGTGATGGGGCGTCAGCCGCAGGCCGAGGCGCTGATCCAGGACGTGTTCCAGCAGCGCGGGCTGGTGGCCGATCGGCTACGCGGCCTGCCGGCGGACCAGCGGGTGCGGGTGTATATGGCTAACCCGGGTCTCACCACCTACGGCGCCGGTAAATATACCGGGCTGATGATGCAGCACGCCGGCGCGCTGAACGTGGCGGCGAAGGATATTCAGGGTTTTAAGCAGGTGTCGATCGAGGACGTGCTGAAGTGGAACCCGGCGGTGATTTTCGTGCAGGAACGCTACCCGGACGTCGTGAAGCAGATCCTCGGCTCGCCGCAGTGGCAGGCGATCGACGCGGTTAAACATCACCGGGTGTATCTGATGCCGGAATACGCCAAGGCCTGGGGTTACCCGATGCCGGAAGCGATGGCGCTGGGCGAACTGTGGATGGCGAAAACGCTCTACCCGCAGCGTTTCAGCGACGTCAATCTGCAGCAGCGGATTGACGCTTACTATCGCCAATACTATCGCGCCGGCTGTTGCCGGAGCGGGTAA
- a CDS encoding FecCD family ABC transporter permease, translated as MRLGWLVLLTLGCALLSLGVGRYQVPMTHSLAILLEPFIGQHHGVDAVQRQVILGVRVPRVLLAMGAGAALALCGAALQGVFRNPLVDPHIIGVSSGAAFGGTLAILLSLPMAALLLSAFAFGMAALLLIFAITSAIARRNILSLVLAGVILSGFFSACVSLLQYLADTEEKLPSIVFWLLGSFATADKPKLLTLFLPLLLAGGVLLALRWRINLLSLGDEDAAALGVNVERTRWLILTLCAAIVAAQVAVSGSIGWVGLVIPHIARLLVGPDHRRLLPASMCLGALYMLLIDDLARTLSSSEIPLGILTALIGAPLFALLLRRAQLRGWHG; from the coding sequence ATGAGGCTCGGTTGGCTGGTATTGCTGACGCTGGGCTGCGCGCTGCTGTCGCTGGGTGTCGGCCGCTATCAGGTGCCGATGACGCACAGCCTGGCTATCCTGCTGGAGCCGTTCATCGGCCAGCATCACGGCGTCGATGCGGTGCAGCGCCAGGTGATCCTCGGCGTGCGGGTGCCGCGGGTGCTGCTGGCGATGGGGGCCGGCGCGGCGCTGGCGCTGTGCGGCGCAGCGCTGCAGGGGGTGTTCCGCAACCCGCTGGTCGATCCGCACATTATCGGCGTCTCTTCCGGCGCGGCCTTCGGCGGCACCCTGGCCATCTTGCTTAGCCTGCCGATGGCGGCGTTGCTGCTGTCGGCCTTTGCGTTCGGCATGGCGGCGTTGCTGTTGATTTTCGCCATCACCAGCGCCATCGCCCGGCGCAATATTTTGTCGTTGGTGCTGGCCGGGGTGATCCTCAGCGGTTTTTTCTCCGCCTGCGTCAGCCTGCTGCAGTACCTGGCCGACACCGAAGAGAAGCTGCCGAGCATCGTGTTCTGGCTGCTCGGCAGCTTCGCCACCGCCGATAAACCGAAGCTGTTGACGCTGTTTTTGCCGCTGCTGCTGGCCGGCGGCGTGCTGTTGGCGCTGCGCTGGCGCATCAACCTGCTGTCGTTGGGGGATGAGGACGCCGCGGCGCTGGGGGTCAACGTCGAGCGTACCCGCTGGCTGATCCTCACGCTGTGCGCCGCCATCGTCGCCGCGCAGGTGGCGGTGAGCGGCAGCATCGGCTGGGTGGGGTTGGTGATCCCGCATATCGCCCGGCTGCTGGTGGGGCCGGATCACCGCCGCCTGCTGCCGGCCTCAATGTGCCTCGGCGCGCTGTATATGCTGCTGATCGACGATCTGGCGCGCACCCTGAGCAGCAGTGAGATCCCGTTGGGCATTCTGACGGCGTTGATCGGCGCGCCGCTGTTCGCGCTGCTGCTGCGCCGCGCGCAGCTGAGGGGGTGGCATGGCTGA
- a CDS encoding ABC transporter ATP-binding protein → MAEALLTARGLGFAWPGGQPLFRQLSLQLRRGEVLAVLGPNGRGKSTLLQLLLGGVPLQQGQVERGGDIGFVPQHFTPPFAYRVLDIVLMGRARHVGLFRSPSAQDHRLAKEALQSLDLLSLAEREFGSLSGGQRQLALIARALAMRCEILILDEPTSALDLHYQDRLLSLMDRLARERGMAVMFSTHQPNHAHAVADRALLLGSAGRYRLGPCAEVLTPECLSPLFELAIERVPLEVDGRRYATLVPLYRSLREREHD, encoded by the coding sequence ATGGCTGAAGCCTTATTGACCGCCAGGGGACTGGGTTTTGCCTGGCCCGGCGGCCAGCCGCTGTTTCGGCAACTGAGCTTGCAACTGCGGCGCGGCGAGGTGTTGGCGGTGCTGGGCCCCAACGGGCGCGGCAAGAGCACGCTGCTGCAGCTGTTGCTGGGCGGTGTGCCGCTGCAGCAGGGGCAGGTTGAGCGCGGCGGCGATATCGGCTTTGTGCCGCAGCATTTTACTCCGCCGTTTGCCTACCGGGTGCTGGACATCGTGCTGATGGGGCGGGCGCGCCACGTCGGGCTGTTTCGTTCGCCGTCGGCGCAGGATCATCGCCTGGCCAAAGAGGCGCTGCAGTCGCTGGATCTGCTGAGCCTGGCCGAGCGCGAATTTGGCAGCCTGTCGGGCGGGCAGCGGCAGCTGGCGCTGATCGCCCGCGCGTTGGCGATGCGTTGCGAAATTCTGATTTTGGATGAACCGACCTCGGCGCTGGACCTGCATTATCAGGATCGGCTGCTGAGCCTGATGGACCGGCTGGCGCGCGAGCGGGGCATGGCGGTGATGTTCTCCACCCATCAACCCAATCACGCCCATGCGGTGGCCGACCGCGCCTTGCTGCTGGGCAGCGCAGGGCGTTATCGGCTGGGGCCCTGCGCGGAAGTGCTGACGCCGGAATGCCTGTCGCCGCTGTTTGAGTTGGCCATTGAACGGGTGCCGCTGGAGGTGGACGGCCGCCGGTACGCCACGCTGGTGCCGCTGTATCGCAGCCTACGGGAGCGCGAACATGACTGA
- a CDS encoding substrate-binding domain-containing protein: protein MTDILLYAAGSLRLAFAPLLAAFQAQSGAAVEAVFAPAGLLCRRIENGERPQLFASANLAHPQRLAALGMAQPVTVFARNRLCATVRNIPPLTERPLAETLCDPRWRLATSTPGADPSGDYAQQLFERIERREPGQGEALRLRALALVGGEHSAPIPSGRLAAEYLIDSGLADIFLGYASYAPALAAYPALAVRQFEPPLAVMADYGLCLLDVWAQRLADFILAEQGQEILRRNGFLPP, encoded by the coding sequence ATGACTGATATCCTGCTGTACGCCGCCGGCAGCCTGCGGCTGGCGTTTGCGCCGCTGTTGGCGGCGTTTCAGGCACAGAGCGGCGCGGCGGTGGAGGCGGTGTTCGCCCCGGCCGGCCTGCTGTGCCGGCGCATCGAAAACGGCGAGCGACCGCAGCTGTTCGCCTCGGCCAACCTGGCGCATCCGCAGCGTTTGGCGGCGTTGGGCATGGCGCAGCCGGTGACGGTGTTTGCCCGCAACCGGCTGTGCGCCACGGTGCGCAATATCCCGCCGTTGACCGAGCGCCCGTTGGCCGAGACGTTATGCGATCCGCGCTGGCGGCTCGCCACCTCGACGCCGGGCGCCGATCCGTCCGGCGATTACGCGCAGCAGCTGTTCGAACGCATCGAACGACGAGAGCCGGGGCAGGGGGAAGCGCTGCGTCTTCGGGCTTTGGCGTTGGTGGGGGGAGAGCATTCTGCGCCGATCCCGTCGGGGCGGCTGGCGGCGGAATATCTGATCGACAGCGGGCTGGCGGACATTTTTCTCGGTTACGCCAGCTATGCGCCGGCGCTGGCCGCTTACCCCGCGCTGGCGGTGCGGCAGTTTGAGCCGCCATTGGCGGTGATGGCCGATTACGGCCTGTGCCTGCTGGATGTGTGGGCGCAGCGGCTGGCCGACTTTATTTTGGCTGAGCAGGGGCAGGAAATTCTGCGGCGGAATGGTTTTTTGCCGCCGTGA
- a CDS encoding AAA family ATPase produces the protein MIVLIGSQKGGVGKSTKAVNIAGYLILKQGKTAIIVDADDQKSIMTWYNDRQNVDGLPHIPVVAASGKIKETLLELDRHYDYVIVDTAGRDSAELRSGLLAADLFLSPLRPSQMDLDTIGYLSEMFSTAQEYNEKVKGYIVLNMCPTNIFINEANEAAQVLSEYPEFTLVSNRLCDRKIYRDAWGEAITVHEAHNEKAQTEIESLVKEVIL, from the coding sequence ATGATTGTTCTGATTGGCTCGCAGAAAGGTGGCGTAGGGAAGTCGACAAAAGCGGTGAATATCGCCGGATATCTGATCCTCAAGCAGGGAAAGACGGCGATCATCGTCGACGCCGACGACCAAAAATCAATCATGACCTGGTATAACGATCGCCAGAACGTCGACGGCCTGCCGCACATTCCGGTGGTCGCCGCCTCGGGCAAAATCAAGGAAACCCTGCTGGAGCTGGATCGTCACTATGACTACGTGATTGTCGACACCGCCGGCCGCGACAGCGCCGAACTGCGCTCCGGCCTGCTGGCCGCCGACCTGTTCCTCTCCCCGCTGCGCCCTTCGCAGATGGACCTCGACACCATCGGCTACCTGTCGGAAATGTTCTCCACCGCCCAGGAATACAACGAGAAGGTGAAAGGCTATATCGTGCTGAACATGTGCCCGACCAATATCTTCATCAACGAGGCCAACGAAGCGGCGCAGGTGCTGAGCGAGTATCCGGAGTTCACGCTGGTGAGCAACCGCCTGTGCGACCGCAAGATTTATCGCGATGCCTGGGGGGAAGCGATCACCGTGCATGAGGCGCATAACGAAAAAGCGCAGACGGAAATCGAAAGCCTGGTGAAAGAGGTGATCCTGTGA
- the yajD gene encoding HNH nuclease YajD yields MAYIPKNYAKLETGYREKALKLFPWVCGRCSREFVYSNLRELTVHHIDHDHSNNPEDGSNWEMLCLYCHDHEHSKYTEADQYGSSVVAGEDAQKDVGVATHNPFADLKAMMKK; encoded by the coding sequence ATGGCCTATATCCCAAAAAACTACGCAAAGCTGGAAACCGGCTACCGCGAAAAAGCGCTGAAACTTTTCCCCTGGGTGTGCGGACGCTGTTCGCGCGAGTTTGTCTATTCCAACCTGCGCGAACTGACGGTGCACCATATCGACCACGACCACAGCAATAATCCGGAGGACGGCAGCAATTGGGAGATGCTGTGCCTGTATTGCCACGATCACGAACACTCCAAATACACCGAAGCCGACCAATACGGCTCCAGCGTGGTGGCCGGTGAAGATGCGCAAAAGGACGTCGGCGTCGCCACGCACAACCCGTTCGCCGATCTGAAAGCGATGATGAAGAAGTGA
- a CDS encoding LysR family transcriptional regulator: MDHHLLAIRVFNRVVETGGFTRAADSLRMPKATVTKLIQSLEDHLQTKLFQRTTRSVSVTAEGECYYQRTVKWLAELEQMEGCLTESQSSPQGVLRIDAGGSTARQLLLPALPGFFARYPQIQIDLSVSDRIIDLISDSADCVIRSGPLADSSLIARRLFELDWVTCATPAYLARHGTPHHPCSLEQGYPLAHYRHALNDRIHPLHFVDRGKEIDIQQRYPVSVNEGNALLAAGLAGLGIIQTFRFMAQPHLDSGELVSLLHDWQPPPEQMYVVYPSNRHLSGKLRAFIDWAVETFQG; encoded by the coding sequence ATGGACCATCATTTACTCGCTATCCGGGTGTTCAACCGCGTGGTGGAAACCGGCGGCTTCACCCGCGCCGCCGACTCGCTGCGGATGCCGAAGGCCACCGTCACCAAGCTGATCCAGAGTCTGGAGGATCACCTGCAGACCAAGCTGTTCCAGCGCACCACCCGCAGCGTGTCGGTCACCGCCGAAGGCGAGTGCTATTACCAGCGCACGGTGAAATGGCTGGCGGAGCTGGAACAGATGGAAGGCTGCCTGACCGAATCGCAAAGTTCGCCGCAGGGGGTGCTGCGCATCGACGCCGGCGGCTCGACCGCCCGCCAGCTGCTGCTGCCGGCGCTGCCCGGTTTTTTTGCGCGCTATCCGCAGATACAGATTGATCTGAGCGTCAGCGATCGCATTATCGATCTGATTAGCGACAGCGCCGACTGCGTGATCCGCAGCGGCCCGCTGGCCGACTCCAGCCTGATCGCCCGGCGGCTGTTCGAACTGGACTGGGTCACCTGCGCCACCCCGGCCTACCTGGCGCGTCACGGCACGCCGCACCATCCCTGCTCCCTGGAGCAGGGCTATCCGCTGGCGCACTATCGCCATGCGCTCAACGACCGCATTCATCCGCTGCACTTTGTCGATCGCGGCAAAGAGATCGATATCCAGCAGCGCTATCCGGTCAGCGTCAACGAAGGCAATGCGCTGCTGGCCGCCGGGCTGGCCGGGCTTGGCATTATTCAGACCTTCCGCTTTATGGCGCAGCCGCATCTCGACAGCGGCGAACTGGTCAGCCTGCTGCACGACTGGCAGCCGCCGCCGGAGCAAATGTACGTGGTATATCCCTCCAACCGCCACCTGAGCGGCAAGCTGCGGGCGTTTATCGACTGGGCAGTGGAGACTTTCCAGGGATGA
- a CDS encoding MFS transporter, which produces MLNNNDKPAPSPWLAVFSLTVACFVMVTTEFLPIGLLTNIAPALGVSTGTAGLMVTMPGIVAAVAAPVLSLASGRLDRRLLMLGLSLLLMVSNLVSALAVNFPMMLLGRVLLGICVGGFWSFAANYGRHLVPEASQGRATALILSGISVGAVCGVPAGALIGDLFGWRAAFFGSAVLAVGVLLAQLRLLTSVPPSRPVTPRDLLLPLRLPMARIGLIAIVLLFIGHFAAYTYLRPLLQQVFVLSPSAISLQLLAYGAIGLLGTFLGERLAERSLRATFILIAAMLAGILIVSPFLSGIAGATLMVVVWGLAFGAVPVCATNWMFAAVPQAPEAGQALLVCVIQIALASGALLGGEVVDWQGVSSAMLFGGALTLSAALVFGLSLRSGMIGAKQS; this is translated from the coding sequence ATGCTGAATAATAACGATAAACCTGCACCTTCACCCTGGCTGGCGGTGTTCTCGCTAACGGTCGCCTGTTTCGTGATGGTCACCACCGAGTTTCTGCCTATCGGCCTGCTGACCAACATCGCCCCCGCTCTCGGCGTCAGCACCGGCACCGCCGGGCTGATGGTCACCATGCCCGGCATCGTCGCGGCGGTGGCGGCACCGGTGCTTAGCCTGGCTTCGGGCCGGTTGGATCGGCGCCTGCTGATGCTGGGGCTGTCGCTGTTGCTGATGGTCTCCAACCTGGTGTCGGCGCTGGCGGTCAACTTCCCGATGATGCTGCTGGGCCGCGTGCTGTTGGGCATCTGCGTCGGCGGCTTCTGGTCGTTCGCCGCCAACTACGGCCGCCATCTGGTGCCGGAGGCCAGCCAGGGCCGCGCCACCGCGCTGATCCTGAGCGGCATTTCGGTCGGCGCGGTGTGCGGCGTCCCCGCCGGGGCGCTGATTGGCGATCTGTTCGGCTGGCGCGCCGCCTTCTTCGGCAGCGCAGTGCTGGCGGTTGGCGTGCTGTTGGCGCAGCTGCGGCTGCTGACATCGGTACCGCCAAGCCGGCCGGTAACGCCGCGCGATCTGCTGCTGCCGCTGCGCCTGCCGATGGCGCGCATTGGCCTCATCGCCATCGTGCTGCTGTTTATCGGCCACTTCGCCGCTTATACCTACCTGCGCCCGCTGCTGCAGCAGGTGTTCGTGCTCAGCCCGTCGGCGATCTCGCTGCAGCTGCTGGCCTACGGCGCCATCGGCCTGCTGGGCACCTTCCTCGGCGAGCGACTGGCCGAACGCAGCCTGCGCGCCACCTTTATCCTGATCGCCGCCATGCTGGCGGGCATACTGATCGTTTCGCCGTTCCTCAGCGGCATCGCCGGCGCCACGCTGATGGTGGTGGTCTGGGGGCTGGCCTTCGGCGCGGTGCCGGTCTGCGCCACCAACTGGATGTTCGCCGCGGTGCCGCAGGCCCCGGAAGCCGGGCAGGCTTTGCTGGTGTGCGTGATCCAGATTGCGTTGGCCTCCGGCGCGCTGCTGGGCGGCGAAGTGGTCGACTGGCAGGGCGTCAGCAGCGCCATGCTGTTCGGCGGCGCGCTGACGCTCTCCGCCGCGTTGGTATTTGGCCTGAGCTTGCGCTCCGGCATGATTGGCGCTAAACAGTCATAA
- the lsrK gene encoding autoinducer-2 kinase, translated as MDNYLMALDAGTGSIRAVIFDLAGNQVAYGQAEWHHLAVAGVPGSMEFDLSRNWQLACQCIGQALQRAGLSPQAIRAVSCCSMREGIVLYDRNGVPIWACANVDARASHEVSELKELHDNNFEREVYQYSGQTLALSAMPRLLWLAHHRPDIYRQAATLTMISDWLANMLSGELAVDPSNAGTTGMLDLVSRDWRPALLDMAGLRADILSPVKETGSLLGRVTEQAAQESGLLRGTPVVMGGGDVQLGSLGLGVVRAGQTAVLGGTFWQQIVNLPEPATDPDMNIRINPHVIPGMAQAESISFFTGLTMRWFRDAFCAEEKLLAERLGVDAYSLLEDMAVRVPPGAYGVMPIFSDAMHFKTWYHAAPSFINMSIDPERCNKQTLFRALEENAAIVSACNLEQIAHFSGVRAQSLVFAGGGAKGKLWSQILSDVTGLPVRVPVVKEATALGCAIAAGVGAGLYESLAATGERLVRWEREYQPDMANHELYLRQKETWRQVYADQLTLVDHGLTTSLWKAPGL; from the coding sequence ATGGATAACTATTTGATGGCGTTGGACGCGGGAACCGGCAGTATTCGCGCGGTAATCTTCGATCTGGCGGGCAACCAGGTAGCGTACGGCCAGGCCGAGTGGCATCACCTGGCGGTGGCGGGCGTGCCCGGCTCGATGGAGTTTGATCTCAGCCGCAACTGGCAGCTGGCCTGCCAGTGCATCGGCCAGGCGCTGCAGCGCGCCGGTTTGTCGCCCCAGGCGATCCGCGCCGTATCCTGCTGTTCGATGCGCGAAGGCATCGTGCTGTACGATCGCAACGGGGTGCCTATCTGGGCCTGCGCCAATGTCGATGCGCGCGCCAGCCACGAGGTCAGCGAACTCAAAGAGCTGCACGACAACAATTTCGAACGCGAGGTGTATCAATATTCCGGCCAAACGCTGGCGCTGAGCGCCATGCCGCGCCTGCTGTGGCTGGCGCATCATCGGCCGGATATTTATCGCCAGGCGGCGACGCTGACCATGATCAGCGACTGGCTGGCGAACATGCTGAGCGGCGAACTGGCGGTGGATCCTTCCAACGCCGGCACCACCGGCATGCTGGATTTGGTGAGCCGCGACTGGCGGCCGGCGCTGCTCGACATGGCCGGGCTGCGCGCCGATATTCTCTCGCCGGTGAAGGAAACCGGCAGCCTGCTGGGGCGCGTCACCGAGCAGGCGGCGCAGGAGAGCGGATTGCTGCGCGGCACGCCGGTGGTGATGGGCGGCGGCGACGTGCAGCTCGGCAGCCTGGGGCTGGGCGTGGTGCGCGCCGGGCAAACCGCGGTGCTGGGCGGCACCTTCTGGCAGCAGATAGTCAACCTGCCGGAACCGGCTACCGATCCGGACATGAACATTCGCATCAATCCCCATGTGATCCCCGGCATGGCGCAGGCGGAGTCCATCAGCTTCTTCACGGGTCTGACCATGCGCTGGTTCCGCGACGCCTTCTGCGCCGAAGAAAAGCTGCTGGCGGAACGGCTGGGCGTCGACGCCTACAGCCTGCTGGAGGATATGGCGGTCAGGGTGCCGCCGGGCGCCTACGGCGTGATGCCGATATTCTCCGACGCCATGCATTTCAAAACCTGGTACCACGCCGCGCCGTCGTTCATCAACATGTCGATCGATCCGGAGCGCTGCAACAAACAGACCCTGTTCCGCGCGCTGGAAGAGAACGCCGCTATCGTTTCCGCCTGCAACCTGGAACAGATCGCCCATTTCTCCGGCGTGCGGGCGCAGTCGCTGGTCTTCGCCGGCGGCGGCGCCAAGGGCAAGCTGTGGAGCCAGATCCTCAGCGACGTCACCGGCCTGCCGGTGCGGGTGCCGGTGGTGAAGGAAGCCACCGCGCTGGGCTGCGCGATTGCCGCCGGGGTCGGTGCCGGGCTGTACGAGTCGTTGGCCGCTACCGGCGAGCGGCTGGTGCGCTGGGAACGGGAATATCAGCCCGACATGGCCAATCATGAACTGTACCTGCGCCAGAAAGAAACCTGGCGCCAGGTCTATGCCGATCAGCTGACGCTGGTGGACCACGGCCTGACCACTTCGCTGTGGAAAGCGCCGGGCTTGTGA